One bacterium genomic window, CACATTTCGAATGCTTTCCTCATCATCGATAATAAGAACCGCATTTCTCGACGCCATGTCAGGTTTCTCGTGTGCCGTGATATAATTCGCATTGTCTATTTTCAAAACCGGTTCGGGCAAGTAAACACGAATCGAAGTCCCTTTTCCCGGATTACTGACGACTCGGATCGCCCCACGATGTCCGCGTACAATTCCCAGTGCAGAGGGCAATCCCAAACCTCGGCCGGTAAATTTGGTGCTAAAGAACGGATCAAATATCCGGCTGACCGTTTCCACATTCATCCCGCACCCGTTATCGGTTACATCAATGAATACGAATGATCCCTCCGATATTTCCGCCGATAGAAACGATGACTTAATAAAGGATGAACTCAGGTGCTGCTGTCCCGATGCAATTTTCACGACACCGGAGGAAGTACCAATTGCTTCGATGGAATTGGTAAGTAAGTTTGTAATGATCTGCAGAATCTGATTTTGGTCACATTCTATTTCAGGAAGCTCGCTGGTTAAATCATATTCGATACGGACATTTGATGGGGTCATCGACGATAATAGTGTTTTTGCATTATCGATTATTTTCGTAAGCGATTCCGGTTTCAACGTAAATTTTCCCCGTCCGGAAAACTCGAGCATCTGTTTACTAAGGACAGTTGCCCGTTTGCAAGCGTTTTCAATCTTGTGTAAGTAATCGACGATGGTGGAATCTTCAGGAGACTTGATTAACGCTAACTCGACAAAACCAAGTATGCCTCCAAGCAGGTTGTTGAAATCATGCGCGACCCCGCCTGCCAACATGCCAAGGCTCTCGATTTTTTGCAGATAACGCATCCGCTCCCGCAATGCTTCGCGTTCACCTTCGGCAATGATACGGTGCGAGAGGTCGATAAACTGCGCTAAAAAGCAGTCTTTCCCATTTAACACCAAATGCTCCGCAGAGAGCAGACCAGTATGCTTTTCACCGATTGCATTGCAAAATGTAATCTCGTAATTGTGTAGTGTCGCACCTGAATCGTTGATCGCGCGGATGTGTAACAAGTCGTCGGGATTTTCAAACTGAGCAATCTCGGAGTAACTCCTGCCGAGTAACTCATCCCGGCACAATCCGATAATATCGCAAAGCGCTTGATTTGCATCGAGGATCGTTCGTTCGGGGTACGTGACCAGAATCAATGGATTAGGATTCTGCCGGAAAGCGAAAGCGAACTTCTCTTCCGACTCTCGCAATTTTTCGAGAATGCGTTGCCGTTCGGTAATATCGACTGATGAGACGATTATCCGTTGCCAGCTGTTTTCGTAACCGCTTGGTATCAATACTTTGGTGTGGATATATCGGCTTATTCCAGTCAAGGTCTTGACTTCGGTATCCTGTTCAAATTGACGTTTCCCCTGTGCCAAATCGGCTGTTCCATTCGCATACAACGAAAATGCGATTGGTGTAAACGTCTCGGGTAGCCGGTCAACTAACTCTTTTTGCGTGGAAGCTTCATACAATGTCAAGGTCGCTTGATTTACCCGCAGAATTTTAAGCTTTGATAAACATGCGATGGCTTCAGAGGGGTTGTCGTTAAAAAAACTATGAAAATCCACTACGCCTTGTTTGCGTAACTCATCCACATATTTTTTAACATCCGAGCCATCTTCCTCCCACAAGGAAAGCGGGGACTCTTCAAACATCGAGCGGAAGCGCTGCTCACTTTTTTCATACTCCGAAAGCAACTGTTTTTGCGGAGTAACATCGTCAATCAACATTACTGCTAAATCTTGAGAACCGGGTAACTGGAAGCAATCACGAAACCGGAGAATGCGTTTCGTTCCATTGGCAAGTGTAACCTGCCGTTCCTGTACCAGGGCAGAACGATCAGTAGGAATCGAAAGACTTTTGTCAATGGGACAATTCGAGTTACAACGCGGACAGTTTTCGCCAAACAGTTCTTGACATTGGCGATTAACCAGTGCTGGGTGTGGCTGCTCGAATAATTCGCCGCCAGCGGGATTACAGTAGCGAATCGCGAAATTCTTATCGCGGATTAGCACCGCTTCCGCCATGCAGTCGAAGATTCGAAAGTAGTTTTCGTAAGGGTTCATGGAAGGTAACGCTCATTTTCCCACAAAAACCGGGAATAAGGAAATGTGCTACATGAGTTTTAGAAGATTGTTCACCCTGAGAATTTTCAATTCACCTATGGTTGTTGTTTTATTTTACAAGCAGTTTGGTAATTTTGCAACCAATTTGGGGTACTTCCCGAAAAAAACTCTTCCCCGATTGCGCGAATCAGTTGGCATAGCTCTCTGCAAAAAAAATTCGTATTTTAGGGTTCACATCTCACAATCCCCTCACAGGGTAACCGCACTCGCTACGAAGGAGCGTTCATGGAAATCCGAGGTAAAACCATCCTTGTCTTAGGCGGCGCCGGTTTAGTCGGCCGGGCATTCTGCCGCAAACTGCTGAAACTTAACCCCCGCAAGCTCGTTGTCGGCGGTCTCTCCGAAGCGGAAGCCAACGAAGGCATTTCCGTTTTGAAGCCGGAAGCTGGTAATTGCGAACTTGTCCCGGTATGGGGAAACATTTTTGTCCGCTGGGACTTCAAAGACCTGCGTCGCAGTCCCGACCCGGAACAAGACCAAATTTTGAACAATCCCGCCCGCCGCAAGCAATTGCTGCGCGATATACTTGACCCACTGGACGCCGAAATCCTAACGGAAAACACGTTTGTCCGGTTCCTCGATGAGCATAAAGCGGATGCCGTGATCGATTGTATCAATACGGCAACCGGTATTGCTTATCAAGATTTGTATTCCCAGTCTGACCGACTGCGTTCCGAAATTGAAAAGATACGCAATGGCGCCAGTACCGATGCTGCAAAACTGGTCGACTTTACTGAATCGTTGATCGGTTCCCAGTACATTCCGCAACTAGTTCGTCACATTCAAATTATGTTTGAAGCGATGAAACCGACGAAACTCTCCCCCGAAACTCGTCGCCAGCATAAAGTCGAAGCATACATCAAGTGCGGTACTACCGGAACCGGCGGTATGGGCTTGAATATCCCCTACACCCACAGTGAAGGGAAACCGTCTCGCGTTTTGTTGTCCAAGACTTCGGTCGCCGGCGCGCATTCGATGCTGCTGATGCTGATGTCGATTACGCCAGATGCCCCGATTACCAAGGAATTCAAACCGGCGGCGGCAATTGCCTGGAAAGACATCCGCTTCGATAAGATTATACGAAAGGGTCGTCCGATTCCCTTGGTAGACGTGCAACCGCAGTACGGCGAGCAGTTGGGTGAAACATTCTGTCCGGAACAAGCAAATAGCGCGAAACCGACGGGACAAGACCTCCGCGCCGTGTTCATCGATACCGGCGAAAATGGCGTTTTCTCGGCGGGCGAGTTTGAAGCGATTACCAGTATCGGCCAGATGGAATTCATTACCCCGGAAGAAATCGCCGACGTCATGTTGAATGAGTTAATCGGCGGCAATACCGGTAAGGATGTTGTAAGCGCTATCGACGCCGCAGTCATGGGCCCGACGTACCGCGCCGGTGCGATCCGCGACAAGGCATTGAAACGACTCGCAGAGTTAGAGCAATCGGTGGGTTCCGATAGCGTCGCTTTTGAGATTCTCGGACCGCCGCGGCTGAGCAAGCTGCTCTTCGAGTCCTATCTCATGAAGCGGGCATTCGGCACCTACGAAAGCGCGTTCCAAGCCACGGCGGAAATGCGCCGCCACGCCGCAGAGGAATTGATTCGCAGCGATTCCGATTTACGTTCGCAAATTCTAACGGTTGGTTTACCGATTCTGCTCTCCGACGGCAAAACGGTGTTGCGTTCCGACCATGTGGTGATACCGCCGGATCCGGGCAAGAAGAAAGCCTTCCCGGTAACCGCCGAACGGGTCGACCAGTGGTGCTTTGACGGATGGATTGATCTCCGTCTCAAGAATTGGGAATGCTGGGGCGAACGGCTCAAGAAGATGAAGGAAGAAGCTGAATTGGATGATGGCAGCGAGAAAAGTTCCCGCTTCCATCGCGGCCGTGAGTTCTGGTGGCAAGGGCTGCCGGGCGGTGGCGAAGTCCCGGCACCGATTCGTGTCGGCGCAGTAGCCGGTTGGCTCTTCACCGTGGAAGACGAAGGCGAACGCATCAAGCGATAGTCTTCTTTGCAT contains:
- a CDS encoding ATP-binding protein, producing the protein MNPYENYFRIFDCMAEAVLIRDKNFAIRYCNPAGGELFEQPHPALVNRQCQELFGENCPRCNSNCPIDKSLSIPTDRSALVQERQVTLANGTKRILRFRDCFQLPGSQDLAVMLIDDVTPQKQLLSEYEKSEQRFRSMFEESPLSLWEEDGSDVKKYVDELRKQGVVDFHSFFNDNPSEAIACLSKLKILRVNQATLTLYEASTQKELVDRLPETFTPIAFSLYANGTADLAQGKRQFEQDTEVKTLTGISRYIHTKVLIPSGYENSWQRIIVSSVDITERQRILEKLRESEEKFAFAFRQNPNPLILVTYPERTILDANQALCDIIGLCRDELLGRSYSEIAQFENPDDLLHIRAINDSGATLHNYEITFCNAIGEKHTGLLSAEHLVLNGKDCFLAQFIDLSHRIIAEGEREALRERMRYLQKIESLGMLAGGVAHDFNNLLGGILGFVELALIKSPEDSTIVDYLHKIENACKRATVLSKQMLEFSGRGKFTLKPESLTKIIDNAKTLLSSMTPSNVRIEYDLTSELPEIECDQNQILQIITNLLTNSIEAIGTSSGVVKIASGQQHLSSSFIKSSFLSAEISEGSFVFIDVTDNGCGMNVETVSRIFDPFFSTKFTGRGLGLPSALGIVRGHRGAIRVVSNPGKGTSIRVYLPEPVLKIDNANYITAHEKPDMASRNAVLIIDDEESIRNVVCRALDISKIDTLCAASGEEGIELYKQHRDRIHLILLDLTMPGMSGEQTMDELLKLRGDLRIIVSSGFPQQTIVQRFTVNKPFAYLQKPFRIGDLLIAVKSALSR
- a CDS encoding short-chain dehydrogenase; this encodes MEIRGKTILVLGGAGLVGRAFCRKLLKLNPRKLVVGGLSEAEANEGISVLKPEAGNCELVPVWGNIFVRWDFKDLRRSPDPEQDQILNNPARRKQLLRDILDPLDAEILTENTFVRFLDEHKADAVIDCINTATGIAYQDLYSQSDRLRSEIEKIRNGASTDAAKLVDFTESLIGSQYIPQLVRHIQIMFEAMKPTKLSPETRRQHKVEAYIKCGTTGTGGMGLNIPYTHSEGKPSRVLLSKTSVAGAHSMLLMLMSITPDAPITKEFKPAAAIAWKDIRFDKIIRKGRPIPLVDVQPQYGEQLGETFCPEQANSAKPTGQDLRAVFIDTGENGVFSAGEFEAITSIGQMEFITPEEIADVMLNELIGGNTGKDVVSAIDAAVMGPTYRAGAIRDKALKRLAELEQSVGSDSVAFEILGPPRLSKLLFESYLMKRAFGTYESAFQATAEMRRHAAEELIRSDSDLRSQILTVGLPILLSDGKTVLRSDHVVIPPDPGKKKAFPVTAERVDQWCFDGWIDLRLKNWECWGERLKKMKEEAELDDGSEKSSRFHRGREFWWQGLPGGGEVPAPIRVGAVAGWLFTVEDEGERIKR